One part of the Polyangiaceae bacterium genome encodes these proteins:
- a CDS encoding HDOD domain-containing protein, whose product MAATDKAAPSLSADSIEAQMGRELERELLEGRLELPVLPLAAQEVVRAAGDPRVDAEQLAELIEEDPSLSAHLLRLANSSWFRARSEIGSLGQAVVRMGSARVREAALVIGCQTAVFAAPGFESEVRRIFRRSFACALFSQEIARHRRDNVDDAFTAGLLLDVGYPALLSAGRLIAQRLKCRNRPALIRSAEQLHPKAAATIFRAWNFPERLALVAEFHHADSPPEDVATLVHQAHLACCLTEIVLARQSSAERRDWSAAFEHASLLPLELYPDDVEEIIKQAPRVLDSLGGVV is encoded by the coding sequence TTGGCCGCAACCGATAAAGCCGCGCCCTCGCTCTCGGCGGACTCAATCGAGGCGCAGATGGGGCGCGAGCTCGAGCGGGAACTGCTCGAGGGCAGGCTCGAGCTCCCCGTGCTGCCGTTGGCGGCCCAGGAGGTCGTACGCGCCGCCGGCGACCCCCGGGTGGACGCGGAGCAACTCGCCGAGCTGATCGAGGAAGACCCGAGCCTCAGCGCCCACTTGCTCCGCCTCGCAAATTCATCGTGGTTTCGTGCGCGCTCGGAGATCGGCAGCCTCGGACAGGCGGTGGTGCGCATGGGCAGCGCAAGAGTTCGCGAGGCAGCCCTGGTGATCGGCTGTCAAACGGCCGTGTTCGCGGCACCAGGCTTCGAGAGTGAGGTGCGGCGCATCTTCCGTCGCTCGTTCGCGTGCGCCTTGTTCAGTCAGGAAATCGCTCGGCATCGTCGAGACAACGTGGATGACGCGTTCACCGCGGGCTTGTTGCTAGACGTCGGCTACCCCGCCTTGCTGAGCGCGGGGCGTCTGATTGCCCAGCGACTCAAGTGCCGCAACCGCCCCGCGCTGATTCGAAGCGCCGAACAACTCCACCCAAAGGCCGCGGCGACGATCTTTCGAGCTTGGAACTTCCCAGAACGCCTCGCGCTCGTTGCAGAGTTCCATCACGCAGACTCACCACCCGAGGACGTCGCGACGCTGGTTCACCAAGCGCACTTGGCGTGCTGCCTCACGGAAATAGTCCTCGCTCGACAGTCCAGCGCTGAGCGTCGAGACTGGAGCGCCGCGTTCGAGCACGCTAGCCTGCTCCCTCTCGAGCTGTACCCAGACGACGTCGAGGAAATCATCAAGCAAGCACCGCGCGTCTTGGACAGCCTCGGAGGAGTCGTTTGA
- the sthA gene encoding Si-specific NAD(P)(+) transhydrogenase gives MKFDLLVIGAGPGGQKAAIQAAKSGARVALIDPAARGGGACVRHGTIPSKTLRETALVMARAREKSGGLADLRIPSELQLQSCMLRKREVIDAHETFIDAQLDRNGVERLQGKARFVSPSELEVMRIGQPPIHVFGSKVIIATGSRPASPAHIPVDHEHIFDSDSILSMGYLPRSLLVLGGGVIATEYASVFAQLGVRVTLVHGYRAPLGFLDPELVDHFVGQFELSGGTHLPLAKVAHCARMGLDGVSTQLVDGASVVSEKVLVASGRVANVDRIGLERLGIELSKRGHIPVNGEFETSCRGVYAVGDAIGPPALASASMEQGRRAACHALSLPFPHETDHIPIGVFTLPELASVGETQQSAQEKGTACVVGRAQFAEVARGHIAASPSGFLKLVVGYDGRVLGVQIAGEGAAELLSVGQLAVRYGAQACDLVDSVFNFPTLAEAYRIAGLSAVAALESARETVDAPASERHAPPHAAV, from the coding sequence TTGAAGTTCGACCTGCTGGTGATTGGCGCCGGCCCCGGGGGACAAAAGGCGGCGATCCAGGCTGCAAAGAGCGGCGCGCGAGTCGCACTGATCGACCCCGCAGCGCGAGGCGGCGGTGCGTGTGTGCGCCACGGCACCATCCCGAGCAAGACGCTACGCGAGACCGCACTCGTCATGGCGCGCGCCCGTGAAAAGAGCGGCGGCTTAGCCGATTTGCGGATCCCTTCGGAACTGCAACTGCAGAGTTGCATGCTGCGCAAGCGCGAGGTGATCGACGCCCACGAAACGTTCATCGACGCACAGCTCGACCGCAATGGGGTGGAGCGCCTGCAAGGCAAAGCGCGCTTCGTTTCTCCAAGCGAGCTCGAAGTGATGCGCATCGGCCAGCCGCCGATCCACGTATTCGGTAGCAAGGTGATCATCGCCACCGGGTCGCGGCCTGCATCGCCAGCGCACATCCCCGTCGACCACGAGCACATCTTCGATAGCGACTCGATCCTGAGCATGGGCTACCTGCCGCGCTCCTTGCTGGTTCTTGGCGGCGGCGTGATCGCGACGGAGTACGCCTCGGTGTTTGCCCAGCTCGGCGTGCGCGTGACGCTGGTGCACGGCTATCGCGCACCCCTGGGCTTCCTCGACCCCGAGCTAGTGGATCACTTCGTGGGTCAGTTCGAGCTCAGCGGCGGGACCCATCTACCTCTCGCAAAGGTCGCGCACTGCGCTCGGATGGGTCTGGACGGCGTGTCTACCCAGCTCGTGGACGGCGCGAGCGTCGTGAGCGAGAAAGTGCTCGTCGCGTCGGGTCGGGTCGCCAACGTCGATCGCATCGGGCTCGAGCGCCTGGGCATTGAGCTGAGCAAGCGAGGCCACATCCCCGTGAACGGCGAGTTTGAGACGAGCTGCAGAGGGGTATACGCGGTCGGCGATGCGATCGGCCCACCTGCGCTGGCGTCGGCCTCCATGGAGCAAGGTCGCAGGGCGGCATGCCATGCGCTCAGCCTGCCATTTCCGCACGAAACCGACCACATCCCGATTGGAGTCTTCACCCTACCGGAGCTGGCGTCCGTCGGAGAAACGCAGCAGAGCGCCCAGGAGAAAGGCACGGCTTGCGTGGTCGGCAGAGCGCAGTTCGCCGAAGTCGCTCGGGGACACATCGCCGCGTCGCCTTCTGGGTTCTTGAAGCTCGTCGTCGGGTACGATGGTCGGGTGCTCGGTGTGCAGATCGCCGGCGAAGGCGCGGCGGAGCTGCTCAGCGTGGGCCAGCTAGCGGTCCGCTACGGAGCCCAAGCCTGCGACTTGGTGGACAGCGTCTTCAACTTTCCTACCCTGGCAGAGGCCTATCGCATTGCCGGACTGAGCGCCGTCGCAGCGCTGGAATCTGCACGAGAGACCGTTGACGCTCCTGCCTCGGAGCGCCATGCACCGCCGCATGCCGCTGTATGA
- a CDS encoding aldo/keto reductase — protein MIGYRLLGKSGLRVSEICLGTMSFGDAWGFGADEATSHQVLDAYAAAGGNFLDTANKYHGGQTEEICGRWLQGKRDRFVLATKYTLCMDHDDPNSGGSHRKNLVRSVEASLKRLNTDYIDLLWIHAWDELTPMDETLRALDDLVRAGKLLHLGVSDTPAWVVSASNVLAELRGWTPFVGLQIEYSLLERSVEHELLRMAEYFELSVLAWAPLAGGVLTGKYTRGNGDIDSLRKGGNDSSGRTSEQKLAIAREVDRIADELGVSSSQVATAWVMNQSDLCIPIVGARKVSQIEDTLGAALVKLSADHLKSLDKLSRYPMPFPQQFLSGKYIKNVIYGENVHERISWRKARV, from the coding sequence ATGATCGGCTATCGACTACTGGGTAAATCGGGGCTGCGCGTCTCGGAGATCTGTCTCGGCACCATGAGCTTCGGCGACGCTTGGGGCTTCGGTGCCGACGAAGCCACGAGCCACCAGGTGCTGGATGCCTATGCCGCCGCCGGCGGGAACTTCCTCGACACCGCGAACAAGTATCACGGCGGTCAGACGGAAGAGATCTGCGGCCGTTGGCTGCAAGGCAAGCGAGACCGCTTCGTGCTCGCCACGAAGTACACGCTCTGCATGGATCACGACGATCCCAACTCCGGTGGCAGCCACCGCAAGAACCTGGTGCGCTCAGTCGAGGCCAGCCTCAAGCGTCTCAACACGGACTACATCGACCTGCTGTGGATCCACGCCTGGGACGAGCTGACGCCGATGGACGAAACGCTGCGTGCGCTGGACGATCTCGTGCGCGCGGGCAAGCTCCTGCATTTGGGGGTGAGCGATACACCGGCGTGGGTCGTTTCCGCGTCGAACGTCCTCGCCGAGCTCCGTGGCTGGACGCCCTTCGTGGGCCTGCAGATCGAGTACAGCTTGCTCGAGCGCAGCGTGGAGCACGAGCTGTTACGCATGGCGGAGTACTTCGAGCTGTCAGTGCTTGCCTGGGCACCCCTAGCCGGCGGCGTTTTGACTGGGAAGTATACCCGCGGCAACGGGGACATCGACTCCCTGCGGAAAGGCGGCAACGACTCGAGCGGACGCACGAGCGAGCAGAAGCTAGCCATCGCCAGGGAAGTCGATCGCATCGCAGACGAGCTCGGGGTGTCGTCTAGCCAGGTGGCCACCGCGTGGGTCATGAACCAGAGCGATCTGTGCATCCCGATCGTCGGGGCCCGCAAAGTCTCGCAGATTGAAGACACCCTCGGCGCGGCTCTGGTGAAGCTCAGCGCGGACCACTTGAAGAGCCTGGACAAGCTCAGTCGCTACCCGATGCCGTTCCCGCAGCAGTTCCTTTCAGGGAAATACATCAAGAACGTGATCTACGGAGAGAACGTGCACGAGCGCATCAGCTGGCGCAAGGCACGGGTGTGA
- a CDS encoding SGNH/GDSL hydrolase family protein: protein MRWSLVGVGIAGFLVLAGCSSSDSGGGSAGSGGAGSGGVASGGTAGAGGSSGAGASGGDAGFGGSGGAASGGTAGSPTGGVGGSGGVAEPSLHFVGRHVVETDDSVRFGWSGSGLVARFKGTAIRVTLDDPAHYYTVVVDGQVGPRLATSSGAQQYTLAEGLPDTEHVVELYRRTEGSYGSTHFMGVEIDGELLAPPPVSRRIEVLGDSITCGYGNEGPDQYCNFSADTENHYLTYEAIAARELGAELSTIAWSGKGVVYNYGTNTDQPLPEIHRRALPTQASSVWDFATWQPDVVLINLGTNDFSTDGDPSESLFVGEYVKLLEALRSDYPNTLILCTVAPKLFGNDQVQAETYIASAVAQRNTAGDSRVKQVDISTTSTGFGCDWHPSLATHQAMSERLVTLLRAELGW from the coding sequence ATGCGTTGGTCTCTGGTAGGCGTTGGGATCGCGGGCTTTCTGGTTCTGGCGGGCTGTAGCTCGAGTGATTCGGGAGGCGGCAGCGCGGGGTCAGGCGGCGCCGGGTCTGGTGGGGTAGCATCCGGGGGAACGGCGGGTGCAGGCGGCAGCTCTGGCGCTGGTGCTTCTGGCGGGGACGCAGGTTTCGGCGGCAGCGGTGGTGCTGCGTCAGGTGGCACCGCGGGTAGCCCTACCGGCGGCGTCGGTGGAAGCGGGGGCGTGGCAGAGCCGAGCTTGCATTTCGTGGGTCGTCATGTCGTGGAAACGGACGACAGCGTGCGCTTCGGTTGGTCCGGGAGCGGACTGGTGGCCCGCTTCAAGGGGACGGCTATCCGTGTCACCTTGGATGATCCCGCGCACTACTACACCGTGGTCGTGGATGGGCAAGTCGGTCCCCGGCTTGCGACGTCGTCAGGCGCTCAGCAGTACACGTTGGCCGAGGGACTGCCAGATACGGAGCACGTCGTCGAGCTGTATCGGCGGACTGAAGGTTCCTACGGGTCCACGCACTTCATGGGCGTGGAGATCGACGGTGAGCTGCTCGCGCCTCCACCGGTGAGCCGCCGCATCGAGGTGCTCGGAGATTCGATCACCTGTGGCTACGGTAACGAGGGACCCGACCAGTACTGCAATTTCTCTGCGGATACTGAGAACCACTACCTCACCTACGAAGCAATCGCTGCGCGCGAGCTCGGCGCGGAACTATCGACCATCGCCTGGTCGGGTAAAGGTGTCGTCTACAACTACGGCACTAACACCGATCAGCCTCTGCCAGAGATCCACCGTCGCGCACTGCCAACTCAAGCGAGCAGTGTTTGGGACTTCGCAACCTGGCAACCAGACGTAGTCCTCATCAACCTCGGCACCAACGACTTCAGCACCGACGGCGACCCGAGCGAGAGCCTGTTTGTCGGTGAGTACGTCAAGCTCCTCGAGGCCTTGCGTAGCGACTACCCGAATACGCTCATCTTGTGCACCGTGGCGCCTAAGCTCTTCGGCAACGATCAGGTTCAAGCAGAGACGTACATCGCAAGCGCGGTCGCTCAGCGCAACACCGCGGGCGATTCCCGGGTGAAACAGGTGGATATCTCGACGACCTCCACCGGCTTCGGCTGTGATTGGCACCCCAGCCTCGCAACCCATCAGGCGATGAGCGAGCGCCTCGTCACGCTGCTCAGAGCTGAACTCGGCTGGTAG
- a CDS encoding glycosyltransferase, with protein MTEPLELELSVIAPCYNEELNVRELARRVVSVFQRGNLRGELVLVNDGSRDNTKTVIEEMEAAYPGVVVGQHHGVNQGITGAWKTGARAARAPAVAIIDADLQYQPEDLLRLYRTLLESNVDIVQGWRSAVGRERGTRYHLSRGLNTILNATFGMKLQDNKSGFLVTSKEILEDLLTYDGSYYYWQSFIMVAAHAKGYSYKQIETLFENRRAGTSFLDGNAYRAAVRSLVDVGRATWEYRVTNRPPDTARQFLRRNPPRFEPKPRSPAKQAHWKGYMKAFNATHWMITKDVEDYYESLNRSQWLTRSQLRELQDEKLRRLVRHAYRNVPYYRERMRERGLTPQDIRGQADLHKLPFLTKKDIREHLFFDILSENHDKNQVLKISTSGSTGEPFVCYADRAQLEFRWAATLRSQEWTGYEFGDPCVRLWHQTLGMSKSQAAREIADAKLCRRKFIPIFEMSDAKLQAMVREIAEWQPVLMDGYAEALDFLAHYLKEVGNVDVRPTALMSSAQTLPDQSRKLIEEAFGCKVFDKYGSREFSGLAYECSAHTGHHIVGEGYIVEVLKEGRPVAPGEVGEVVITDLNNYCLPFIRYRIGDLAEAMDPDFDCPCGRGLPLVGKIEGRVQSIIQGTDKRYLPGTFFAHYLKEFDHAIRRFQVVQERPNAMIFRVVKGERYSDDSLQEILATFRHYLGEDMRIDVDFVENIELVRTGKRLAAVSRLNVDFQGDAPEINSELN; from the coding sequence ATGACTGAGCCGCTTGAGCTTGAGCTTTCCGTAATTGCCCCCTGCTACAACGAAGAGTTGAACGTGCGCGAGCTCGCGCGCCGCGTGGTCTCGGTTTTTCAGCGTGGCAATCTTCGAGGTGAGCTTGTCCTGGTGAACGACGGCAGCCGAGACAACACGAAGACCGTGATCGAAGAGATGGAGGCCGCGTATCCCGGCGTCGTCGTTGGGCAGCACCACGGGGTGAACCAGGGAATTACGGGCGCGTGGAAGACAGGAGCGAGGGCGGCGCGAGCGCCAGCAGTCGCGATCATCGACGCCGACCTGCAGTATCAACCCGAAGACCTCCTCCGCCTCTACCGTACGCTACTCGAGTCCAACGTCGACATCGTTCAGGGCTGGCGCTCTGCCGTCGGTCGCGAACGCGGGACGCGGTACCACCTGAGTCGTGGCCTGAACACGATCCTGAACGCGACCTTTGGGATGAAGTTGCAGGACAACAAGAGCGGTTTCCTCGTCACCTCCAAGGAGATCCTCGAGGATCTACTGACGTACGACGGCAGCTACTACTATTGGCAGAGCTTCATCATGGTCGCGGCCCACGCCAAGGGCTACTCCTACAAGCAGATCGAGACGCTGTTCGAGAACCGGCGCGCGGGCACCAGTTTCCTCGATGGCAACGCTTACCGCGCGGCAGTGCGTTCGCTCGTGGACGTGGGTCGAGCCACCTGGGAGTACCGGGTCACCAACCGTCCCCCGGACACTGCGCGCCAGTTCCTGCGCCGGAACCCACCTCGGTTCGAGCCAAAGCCGCGCTCACCCGCAAAGCAGGCGCACTGGAAAGGCTACATGAAGGCCTTCAACGCCACGCACTGGATGATCACGAAGGACGTCGAGGACTACTACGAGAGCCTCAACCGCAGCCAGTGGCTCACCCGCTCGCAGCTTCGAGAACTCCAAGACGAGAAGCTGCGCCGTCTCGTCCGGCACGCGTACCGCAACGTGCCTTACTACCGGGAGCGAATGCGAGAGCGCGGCCTCACGCCGCAGGACATTCGAGGCCAGGCGGACCTTCACAAGCTGCCGTTTCTCACTAAGAAAGACATTCGAGAGCACCTCTTCTTCGACATCCTGAGTGAGAACCACGACAAGAATCAGGTGCTGAAGATCAGCACGAGCGGCTCTACTGGGGAGCCCTTCGTTTGCTACGCGGATCGCGCTCAGCTCGAGTTTCGCTGGGCAGCAACCCTGCGCTCTCAGGAGTGGACGGGGTACGAATTCGGCGATCCGTGCGTGCGCCTCTGGCACCAAACCCTGGGCATGTCCAAGTCACAAGCGGCGCGGGAAATCGCGGACGCGAAGCTGTGCCGCCGCAAGTTCATCCCGATCTTCGAGATGTCCGACGCAAAGCTCCAGGCCATGGTGCGGGAAATCGCCGAGTGGCAGCCAGTCCTCATGGACGGCTATGCAGAGGCGCTCGATTTCCTCGCCCATTACCTCAAGGAAGTCGGAAACGTCGACGTGCGGCCCACCGCGTTGATGAGCAGCGCGCAGACACTGCCGGATCAGAGTCGCAAACTCATCGAAGAGGCGTTCGGCTGCAAGGTCTTCGACAAGTACGGATCTCGCGAATTCTCGGGGCTCGCCTACGAGTGCAGCGCCCACACGGGTCATCACATCGTTGGGGAAGGCTACATAGTCGAGGTGTTGAAGGAGGGGCGCCCGGTGGCACCCGGCGAAGTTGGGGAAGTCGTGATCACCGACCTCAACAACTACTGTCTTCCGTTCATCCGCTATCGGATTGGCGATTTGGCCGAGGCCATGGATCCCGACTTCGACTGCCCGTGCGGACGTGGGCTCCCCCTCGTCGGGAAGATTGAAGGGCGCGTGCAATCAATCATTCAAGGCACGGACAAGCGCTACTTGCCGGGAACCTTCTTCGCTCACTACCTGAAAGAGTTCGACCACGCGATCAGGCGCTTCCAGGTAGTGCAGGAGCGCCCCAACGCTATGATTTTCCGCGTGGTTAAGGGTGAGCGCTACTCAGATGATTCACTGCAAGAGATCCTCGCAACCTTCCGCCACTACCTGGGCGAGGACATGCGCATCGACGTCGACTTCGTCGAGAACATCGAGCTCGTGCGCACGGGGAAGCGCCTGGCGGCGGTTTCCCGTCTGAACGTCGACTTTCAGGGCGACGCACCCGAGATCAACTCCGAGCTCAATTAG
- a CDS encoding NAD-dependent epimerase/dehydratase family protein has protein sequence MSEVAAGAQPDLSQRRVVVTGGAGFIGSHLVKRLLDLGAQRVWVVDSLRYGDLANLAEYSDRVQLVRHTLGSDPIEHLAEAMEGCDFLFHLAAEKHNQSKDEPTRVARANIEGTLALYELAADKGVKKIVFSSSLYAYGRMQGDAFVETELPRPQTVYGVSKLTGEHLLHYLSVQRGVPYLALRYLFVYGPRQFAGMGYKSVIVKNFERLSRGEAPIVFGDGEQSLDYVFVDDVVEATLRAALVEASGEVLNIASGVPTSVNQLLDTMIAVSGKALPKQTGPADWTAGSRRFGDPSKAAAVLGWRATTSLEDGLMRTWDWIQSAS, from the coding sequence ATGTCGGAAGTCGCTGCTGGCGCCCAGCCAGACCTGTCGCAAAGGCGAGTAGTCGTGACCGGTGGAGCGGGCTTCATCGGCTCACATTTGGTCAAGCGCCTGCTGGACCTGGGCGCTCAGCGCGTCTGGGTGGTGGATAGCCTGCGCTACGGCGATTTGGCTAACCTCGCCGAGTATTCGGATCGGGTGCAGCTGGTTCGCCACACCCTCGGCAGCGATCCAATCGAACATCTCGCGGAAGCGATGGAGGGGTGCGACTTCCTGTTTCACCTTGCCGCAGAGAAACACAACCAATCTAAAGACGAACCCACGCGTGTCGCCCGCGCTAACATCGAGGGCACACTCGCGCTCTACGAGCTGGCGGCTGACAAGGGCGTGAAAAAGATCGTGTTCAGCTCCTCGCTCTACGCCTACGGGCGTATGCAAGGCGACGCGTTCGTCGAGACGGAACTGCCTCGTCCGCAGACGGTGTACGGTGTGTCGAAGCTGACCGGCGAGCACCTCCTGCACTACCTTTCGGTCCAACGTGGGGTTCCGTATCTCGCGCTCCGTTACCTGTTCGTCTACGGGCCAAGACAGTTCGCCGGCATGGGCTACAAGTCTGTGATCGTGAAGAACTTCGAGCGCTTGAGCCGCGGTGAGGCGCCGATCGTGTTCGGCGATGGGGAACAGAGCTTGGACTACGTCTTCGTCGATGACGTAGTCGAGGCCACTCTCCGAGCGGCGCTGGTCGAGGCATCGGGGGAGGTGCTGAACATCGCTTCCGGCGTCCCGACCAGCGTGAATCAGTTGCTCGACACGATGATCGCGGTCAGTGGGAAGGCTCTCCCGAAGCAGACGGGGCCCGCAGATTGGACCGCAGGCAGTCGGCGTTTCGGGGACCCCTCGAAGGCAGCAGCCGTGCTCGGGTGGCGCGCGACTACCAGCCTCGAGGACGGGCTCATGCGGACCTGGGACTGGATCCAAAGCGCTTCCTGA
- a CDS encoding DUF1993 domain-containing protein, which translates to MPLYDATVPQTLKMLKNLSQWLDKAATHAEAKSFDVSVLLSARLAPDQYPLLKQIQGACDAAKFAAARIAGKEPPKHPDTEQTWEEIRGRINNVIGYLEGFQPEDFAGADERIVPITFLPGKGAKAGVYLNGMALPNFYFHIVTAYAILRHNGVDIGKRDFIGGFELVDL; encoded by the coding sequence ATGCCGCTGTATGACGCTACGGTCCCTCAAACCCTGAAGATGCTGAAGAACCTGAGCCAGTGGCTCGACAAGGCGGCGACGCACGCGGAAGCCAAGAGCTTCGACGTCAGCGTGCTGCTGAGCGCGCGCCTCGCCCCGGATCAGTATCCGCTGCTCAAACAAATTCAGGGCGCCTGCGACGCGGCGAAGTTCGCTGCAGCTCGTATCGCGGGCAAGGAGCCGCCCAAGCACCCCGACACGGAGCAGACCTGGGAGGAGATCCGGGGACGCATCAACAACGTCATTGGCTACCTCGAAGGCTTTCAGCCGGAAGACTTCGCTGGCGCTGACGAGCGCATCGTCCCCATCACTTTTCTGCCCGGAAAAGGCGCAAAGGCTGGCGTGTACCTCAACGGGATGGCGCTTCCGAACTTCTATTTTCACATTGTGACGGCGTACGCGATCTTGCGTCACAACGGCGTCGATATCGGCAAGCGCGACTTCATCGGCGGCTTCGAGCTCGTCGACCTGTAG
- a CDS encoding discoidin domain-containing protein, whose translation MSEAVETSAQASQEHDSVESTELAAPAPEVQSEAKPSPKVQKRPLRRFVQWFTRSDALAQAQVTLREEGPAREYKRRAAAALEVGERILRPIEPLQGGAELLALEAFSQAVFWSVSAIHRSAPASRAEAWALLPETARAALKAPDAVGEVFAADDTARGELSDAAVREHLGQFATLARELVSRVHGPDQHLEALRAQRALRSGVIAVMVTVAGAYGIYVASRGPNLATTASWKASSTLDNCTPEQHKCRGKAFKPFFHTQEEASPWLEYDFGARRRVSKVVVENRKDCCKGRAAPLLVEISDDRKTWTKVAEHRDTFDDVTLTFAPTSGRYLRLRVPKKTALHFESVKIYR comes from the coding sequence ATGAGCGAAGCCGTCGAGACATCTGCGCAAGCTAGCCAGGAACACGACTCGGTAGAGTCGACCGAATTGGCAGCCCCGGCACCAGAGGTTCAATCCGAGGCAAAACCCAGCCCAAAAGTCCAAAAGCGACCACTACGCAGGTTCGTACAGTGGTTCACCCGCAGCGATGCCCTCGCCCAGGCTCAGGTGACGCTCAGGGAGGAAGGGCCCGCCAGGGAATACAAGCGCCGCGCCGCCGCTGCGCTCGAAGTCGGTGAGCGCATTCTGCGTCCGATCGAGCCGCTCCAAGGAGGAGCCGAGCTGTTGGCGTTGGAGGCGTTCTCGCAGGCTGTCTTCTGGTCGGTTTCCGCCATCCACCGCAGTGCACCGGCTTCCCGCGCGGAAGCATGGGCGTTGCTACCCGAGACAGCCCGCGCAGCGTTGAAAGCGCCTGATGCCGTTGGGGAAGTCTTCGCCGCGGATGACACCGCTCGCGGCGAGCTTAGCGACGCAGCAGTACGGGAACATCTGGGCCAGTTCGCCACGCTCGCACGCGAGCTCGTGTCTCGAGTGCATGGCCCCGATCAGCACCTAGAGGCACTGCGTGCGCAGCGCGCCCTGCGGAGCGGCGTGATCGCCGTGATGGTCACCGTGGCCGGTGCCTATGGAATCTACGTCGCGAGCCGCGGCCCCAATCTGGCGACCACGGCGAGCTGGAAGGCGAGCTCAACCCTGGACAACTGCACCCCGGAACAGCACAAGTGCAGAGGCAAAGCCTTCAAGCCCTTCTTCCACACCCAGGAAGAAGCCTCGCCGTGGCTCGAGTACGACTTCGGCGCCCGCCGAAGGGTCTCCAAGGTCGTGGTTGAGAACCGAAAGGACTGCTGCAAAGGCAGGGCGGCGCCGCTGCTTGTTGAGATCAGCGACGACCGCAAGACATGGACCAAGGTGGCGGAGCACCGGGATACTTTCGACGACGTCACGCTGACATTTGCACCGACGTCGGGCCGCTATCTGCGCCTTCGGGTGCCGAAGAAGACTGCGCTCCACTTCGAGTCGGTGAAAATCTACCGCTGA
- a CDS encoding class I SAM-dependent methyltransferase, whose protein sequence is MDVRSYAAINEAQRDHWWYAARRTILDRVLGQVHAAGLPKGTLLDLGCGTGSNLPVLEKYGKAHGVDMSPEAVEFCRLQGIDNVTRADLDHLEGVPPESASVVLLADVIEHLDDERPCLEAARAALAPGGALIVTVPAFMFLWSPADDFAHHRRRYTAPELKQVIGSMFEVEHLTYFNTFLFGLILAGRATEKLLKRQGDDTYSVPPSPVNRTLKAIFSAESFLVPKRKLPFGVSLLCVARKRES, encoded by the coding sequence ATGGACGTCAGAAGCTACGCCGCCATCAACGAGGCGCAACGGGACCACTGGTGGTACGCCGCGCGGCGCACAATCCTCGATCGTGTCCTTGGCCAGGTCCACGCTGCGGGCCTTCCAAAGGGCACGCTCCTCGACCTGGGTTGCGGAACCGGTTCGAACCTGCCCGTGCTGGAGAAGTACGGCAAAGCCCATGGGGTAGACATGTCGCCCGAGGCGGTGGAGTTCTGCAGGCTGCAGGGGATCGACAACGTTACCCGCGCTGACCTCGATCACTTGGAAGGGGTGCCCCCGGAGTCGGCGTCTGTCGTCTTGCTCGCCGACGTGATCGAGCACCTCGACGACGAACGTCCGTGCCTGGAAGCCGCGCGCGCTGCGCTCGCGCCTGGTGGTGCGCTGATCGTCACCGTGCCAGCCTTCATGTTCCTGTGGAGTCCTGCCGATGACTTCGCCCATCACCGGCGGCGCTACACCGCTCCCGAGCTGAAGCAGGTGATCGGCTCGATGTTCGAGGTCGAACACCTGACCTACTTCAACACCTTCTTGTTCGGTCTGATCTTGGCTGGTCGCGCAACGGAGAAGCTGCTCAAGCGCCAGGGCGACGATACCTACTCCGTCCCCCCGAGCCCGGTGAACCGGACGCTCAAGGCGATCTTTTCCGCAGAGTCTTTCCTCGTGCCCAAGCGCAAGTTGCCTTTTGGTGTGTCGCTGTTGTGCGTGGCGCGAAAGCGCGAGTCCTGA